CACCACCTGAATTGCCCGGGTTAATCGCCGCGTCGGTCTGAATGAAGTTTTCATAATCGGTTATGCCGAGGCCTGAACGGCCGAGAGCACTGACTATACCCAGCGTAACCGTCTGGCCGAGTCCGAACGGATTGCCTACCGCGAGGACGAAGGTCCCTATCCTTAATTTGGATGAATCACCGACAGGCAGCCAGGGAAGTCCTCTTGAATCTATTTTTATTACCGCCACATCACTCTTGGGGTCTGTCCCGATAATGTGTGCCGTAAACACCCTGCTGTCTGAAAGTTTGACCTCAACCTTATCCGCACCGCCTACGACATGGTTGTTTGTGAGTATATAGCCGTCAGGGGATATGATGACACCTGAACCAAGTGAACGCTGAACCCGTTCCTCTTGCGGGGCGTTACCGAAAAAATCCCTGAAGAACGGATCGGAATAAAACGGCGAGCGGTCAACCACGGTCTTGGTCGATGCGATGTTGACAACCGACGGGATAACCTTCTGCGCAACATCCGCCACCCATTCTCCCTGAAACATATCGGCGGTCGCGGCCAGGGATATCCCTGCAGTCAGGAGTAATGCCAACACTGAAAGCGTGCATAGCCTGTGAATCTTTTTCATATTAATCCTCCTTGTGCTGCGCTTGTCCTAGCACAGACGGAAGAGCGTTTCAACCATGCCCCGGCAACCTCTTATCAGGCCCCTATGTACATTATCGGGACAATCGGATATGGATATGTTATGATGGAGCATAATTCCACCAGAGACTATCATTTAAAAAGCGAAATCGACCTCATGAGGGAATACACGATCAATGAGTCGCTGTCCTCTCTTGATTCGCATTATATGGCCTGCATTGAAAAGCCTAGGCCGTTCGGGCAGATAGTCGCCGAAAAGCTTGATGGTCATGGACTGCTCAGGCAGGGTTCAACAATCATGGAAGCCGGCGGCGGATACGGGAGCTTCATGGAGGCTTTTCTGAACCGGAACCGGGCTTTAGTCAAAAATGTTCTTATGGTGGACCTTTCGCCCTGCCTTCTCAGAAAACAGAGGAAGAGGCTTGAGGCTTTCAGGGAGATAGTATCCTTTATAAATGCTGATATACAAGAGATACTTCCTGCAGTCAGCGGAATTGATCTAATCATAATGAACGAGGTTATTGGCGACCTTGATACGACAACCGGCCTTGAGCCGGGGCAACTACCTGATGGAATTTCAGCAATCATTGAAAAATATGGACTGGATATGCCTGAGACAGGGGTATTTTCATTGAATACCGGTGCGATAAAGGCTGTTGAGGCGATATGCGAAAAGGGGATTCCGGCTTATATTTCCGAACACTCATGTGATCCGGTCATCCCTGAAAGCATGCCATGGCTTGCTAGTGGGCTCGACCTTGACAGCTGGCCCCGAGAGATCAGGCTTTATTCACATTCGGAATATACGATCAGGTTCGGCCACCTCATCAAAGTGGCTCAGCATTTCGGCAGAAAAATCCTGACCGGTTCATATGCCGAGCTGGTGGGTGTCAGAAACAGGCCGTTCTACAGATTTATGTTCGAATCGGGGGCGTGTACTACCCCAGAGCAGGAAATCGTCCTGGAATTTTTCGACCATATTAGGGAATACCGCTGGCTGATAATTCTTTAGTTCCGTTTCGTATTCAAGCCCTGCCGTTGTCGGCTGCGTCGGAATGCTCCTCAAAAATGGGATCATGAGCATCCGGTATCGCTCCTCAAGCCGAGCATAGCGAAGGCGTAGAGACATACGTCAAAGTATGCTTGCGTCGCTTCCTTCTTGCCTCCTCCGCATCATCTTGAATACAAAACGGAACACCTTTAGTAAATTAATGGTCGTTTCAGAGAATACCGTAAAATGATATAATGATAATCGATGAAGAAGATACTGACCTTTCTTTCGGATTTCGGTGTTAAAGACAGCTATGCAGCACAGGTCAAGGGTAGAATTCTGAATTCTGCGCCGGATGTGAACATAATCGATATCACGCATGAGTGCGGAAGGTTCGACATCATTTCCGGATCGTGGCTTCTGCATACATCTTGGAAATATTTTCCCAAAAACAGTGTTCATCTTGCGGTTGTCGATCCCGGTGTGGGCACTAAGAGGGCAATCCTTGTTCTCGAAAAGGACGGCCATTTTTTCATCGGACCGGATAACGGGATATTTTCATTCATTTATCCGGCGGAAAAGATATTTGAGGTAACATGGAGGCCAAAGGCGGAGGTATCACCCACATTTCATGCCAGGGATATAATGGCCCCGGTTGCAGCAATGCTCTTAAACGGCATACAGCCTGCAACACTGGGCATCCCGAAGAAGAATGCCATATCCTTTGATGCATCCTCTCCGATGATCGTACATATAGACGGTTTCGGCAACGTTATTACAAACATAGGTTTTGAATCCCTCAACGGCTGCGGTGTTACTGTGAACAATACGTTCATTGGCAGGACCGCCTCAACCTATTGGGATATAGCCGAAGGTGAAATTGCGCTTATAAAGGGAAGCGCAGGAACGGTGGAATTTTCCGCCAATATGAAAAGCGCTGCCGATATATTAAAGGCTAGCACCGGCATGCCGGTTATTATAATGAAGGGATGAAAAATGGATACCAGACTAAAAGTTCTTATGGTCGATGCGGCAAGCGGATATTACCGTCATGAGCGTTACAGACTGGGTGACTTTTTCGGGCCGGTTGATCTGGGCCTCTTTCTTGCCGGAAGATATAATTCCCTGAACATCGGTGTAGGTCTTCTTGCAGGGTCTATATTCCCGGGTTCGAACCGCATGATATTTACCGGCTTCTCTCCTTGCTGGGGAGGCTTTTTTATCTCATCAATGGGGGGAGCTGGTCTGGTCTTCGATAACCTCGGCATCAACATGCTCTCGATCACCGGCAAGGCGCATGTCCCGTCAATCATTTATCTCAACCGTGTTCACGGCGAGGAAATCGAGGTTGAGATTGTGCCTGTAAAGGCTGAAGAGGTCTGGAAAAGCGGCAGACGTGGCGTTTATGCCATGACGGATCATGTGCTTGATGTTTTCGGTTCCAGATACATTTCCGATCCCAGGGTGCTCGTTACCGGTCCTGCCTCGCTCTCTACGGATTTCGGTGCGATATGCTCAATGCCGGTCGTTTCTGGGAAGCCCACCCATATAGACACCTGGGCGGGAAGGGGCGGTTTCGGTTCAAAGCTCTTTTTACAG
This genomic window from Desulfomonilia bacterium contains:
- a CDS encoding class I SAM-dependent methyltransferase, whose translation is MYIIGTIGYGYVMMEHNSTRDYHLKSEIDLMREYTINESLSSLDSHYMACIEKPRPFGQIVAEKLDGHGLLRQGSTIMEAGGGYGSFMEAFLNRNRALVKNVLMVDLSPCLLRKQRKRLEAFREIVSFINADIQEILPAVSGIDLIIMNEVIGDLDTTTGLEPGQLPDGISAIIEKYGLDMPETGVFSLNTGAIKAVEAICEKGIPAYISEHSCDPVIPESMPWLASGLDLDSWPREIRLYSHSEYTIRFGHLIKVAQHFGRKILTGSYAELVGVRNRPFYRFMFESGACTTPEQEIVLEFFDHIREYRWLIIL
- a CDS encoding SAM-dependent chlorinase/fluorinase, translating into MKKILTFLSDFGVKDSYAAQVKGRILNSAPDVNIIDITHECGRFDIISGSWLLHTSWKYFPKNSVHLAVVDPGVGTKRAILVLEKDGHFFIGPDNGIFSFIYPAEKIFEVTWRPKAEVSPTFHARDIMAPVAAMLLNGIQPATLGIPKKNAISFDASSPMIVHIDGFGNVITNIGFESLNGCGVTVNNTFIGRTASTYWDIAEGEIALIKGSAGTVEFSANMKSAADILKASTGMPVIIMKG